A genome region from Eurosta solidaginis isolate ZX-2024a chromosome 2, ASM4086904v1, whole genome shotgun sequence includes the following:
- the LOC137241565 gene encoding E3 ubiquitin-protein ligase TRIP12-like yields the protein MKTKTALANMLNSRLGNSNGGAIQIQQQQQTMVVAADGTPVPEQSLQQQQHPQQIIQHQVVVAGNAPQSGMILHHNHQQQLQYQQRQLNMDQVGITSSPNDSALNMIMEHETQQNQSQLSQQLPRERGDRSPPEISDIVSSVATITTSTSMAYVNTPHGLFPMPLGKSSKLPQVSKAKAKFKFLGKFMAKAVMDSRMLDLPFSIPFYRWLLNEEYSVGLADLARVAPEVQSTLVRLQDVVLERDQILNESKLDAMEKTEKIESLDLDGCPIADLGLDFVLPGYANIELCRGGRDTPVTIHNLHQYISLVTYWFLVEGVQKQFEALREGFDSVFPTQRLRMFYPEELENVFCGSGACNYQRWDVKMLQDCCRTDHGFTQDSQAIQYLYDILSSYNRDEQRLFLQFVTGSPRLPTGGFKSLTPQLTIVRKTLDGNQNPNEYLPSVMTCVNYLKLPDYSSQEVMREKLKVAANEGSMSFHLS from the coding sequence atgaaaacaaaaactgCACTGGCCAACATGTTGAATAGTCGCTTGGGTAACAGCAATGGTGGGgcaatacaaatacaacaacagcaacagacgATGGTCGTAGCAGCAGATGGCACCCCAGTACCAGAACagtcgcttcaacaacaacagcatcccCAGCAAATAATACAACATCAAGTTGTAGTCGCTGGTAATGCCCCACAGTCTGGTATGATATTGCATCACAATCATCAGCAACAGCTGCAATATCAGCAGCGCCAATTAAATATGGATCAAGTGGGTATCACTTCATCTCCTAATGATAGTGCTTTAAACATGATAATGGAACACGAGACCCAGCAAAATCAGTCCCAACTATCACAACAGCTGCCACGCGAAAGAGGTGATAGATCACCACCTGAAATTAGCGATATTGTATCATCTGTGGCGACAATAACGACCAGCACATCCATGGCATATGTAAATACTCCACACGGACTCTTTCCCATGCCATTGGGCAAGTCATCCAAATTGCCGCAAGTATCAAAAGCCAAAGCAAAATTCAAATTCCTTGGAAAATTTATGGCTAAGGCTGTTATGGATAGTCGAATGTTGGATCTACCATTCTCAATACCGTTCTACCGCTGGCTATTGAATGAAGAATATTCAGTTGGTTTAGCCGATTTGGCACGTGTCGCACCCGAAGTGCAAAGTACATTGGTAAGATTACAGGACGTGGTACTTGAACGCGATCAAATATTAAACGAATCGAAACTTGATGCAATGGAAAAGACTGAAAAGATTGAATCGCTGGATTTGGATGGATGCCCCATAGCTGATCTTGGATTGGATTTCGTTTTACCAGGCTATGCAAATATAGAACTATGCCGTGGTGGTCGTGATACGCCAGTAACAATTCACAATCTACATCAGTACATCTCATTGGTGACGTATTGGTTCCTTGTTGAAGGCGTGCAGAAACAATTTGAGGCGCTACGAGAAGGATTTGACTCGGTTTTCCCGACACAACGTCTGCGTATGTTTTATCCTGAAGAGTTGGAAAATGTTTTTTGTGGTTCTGGTGCTTGCAACTACCAACGATGGGACGTTAAAATGCTTCAAGACTGTTGCCGTACTGACCATGGGTTTACCCAAGATTCCCAGGCGATACAATATCTATATGATATCCTCTCTTCATATAATCGTGACGAGCAGCGTCTTTTTTTACAATTTGTGACCGGCTCACCCCGACTACCGACTGGAGGTTTTAAGTCTTTAACACCACAGCTAACAATTGTGCGCAAAACACTTGATGGTAATCAAAATCCAAACGAATATTTACCATCAGTGATGACAtgtgtaaattatttaaaattgccTGATTATTCAAGTCAGGAAGTGATGCGAGAAAAGCTTAAAGTTGCCGCGAATGAAGGCAGCATGTCGTTCCATTTATCATAA